The following proteins are co-located in the Doryrhamphus excisus isolate RoL2022-K1 chromosome 3, RoL_Dexc_1.0, whole genome shotgun sequence genome:
- the chd3 gene encoding chromodomain-helicase-DNA-binding protein 3 isoform X6 encodes MSCPLRACEEDEDTALHCEGGGFDEDDDGDFLDRRSDINSPAAPRQTASAPDKEADLSDREIPCKKKGRPKKKKEAKKKDKEGKPVKAKKRKKIDSDVERDSDRDFGENSDSVASDYGSGEKKKKKKHKERKEKKTKKKKKDDGDRDSSQEETTKQPVEQKTSAQLAKEWGLEDVDHTFSQEDYRELTNYKAFSQFMRPMIAKKNPKIPMSKMMTILGAKWREFSSNNPFKGNAAAVAAAAAAAAIAVAEQVSAVTASPEPPLPPQPPPIRKAKTKEGKGPGYKKRSKSPRVPDKKKALAAAKAKKMAPIRIKLSPICTKRKKSCSSDDMDEDESEQEDSSVHSSSIRSDSSGRMKKNKRGRPAKKKKKIAGEEEADGYETDHQDYCEVCQQGGEIILCDTCPRAYHLVCLEPELDKAPEGKWSCPHCEKEGIQWEAKDEDFEDFEEDMEDRTISEVGVGVPVGAEEDDDHMEFCRVCKDGGELLCCDTCTSSYHIHCLNPPLPEIPNGEWLCPRCTCPPIKGRVQKILHWRWGEPPPPIPVPPAPDVPPDEPLPPPMKGRAEREFFVKLVAQSYWHCTWITELQLEIFHSVMYRNYQRKTDMDEPPSLDYGSGGEDENGMGKSEKRRAKDPQYAILEDKYYRYGIKPEWMMIHRIINHSLDKKGIYHYLVKWRDLTYDQCTWERDDMDIPDFAIYKTAYWRHRDSIMKEDPDKPRRMRSKNQDDEDQSPASPVTDPTIKYEEQPDFVTSTGGTLHLYQMEGLNWLRFSWAQGTDTILADEMGLGKTIQTIVFLYSLFKEGHTKGPFLVSAPLSTIINWEREFEMWAPDFYVVTYTGDKDSRAIIRENEFSFDDLAVKGGKKSFKMRRETPIKFHVLLTSYELVTIDQTALKSIDWACLVVDEAHRLKNNQSKFFRRLNDYKIDHKLLLTGTPLQNNLEELFHLLNFLTPNRFNNLDGFLEEFADISKEDQIKKLHDLLGPHMLRRLKADVFKNMPAKTELIVRVELSPMQKKYYKLILTKNFEALNSKGGGNQVSLLNIMMDLKKCCNHPYLFPVASMEAQKTPNGAYEGSALTKASGKLTLLQKMLRKLKEQGHRVLVFSQMTKMLDLLEDFLDYEGYKYERIDGGITGALRQEAIDRFNAPGACQFCFLLSTRAGGLGINLATADTVVIFDSDWNPHNDIQAFSRAHRIGQANKVMIYRFVTRASVEERITQVAKRKMMLTHLVVRPGLGSKAGSMTKQELDDILKFGTEELFKDEGEGMKNSSGDKGEDEGNVIHYDSTAIERLLDRSQDATDDTDVQNMNEYLSSFKVAQYMVREEDKIEEIEREIIKQEENVDPDYWEKLLRHHYEQQQEDLASKLGKGKRNRKPVNYNDAAQEDQEWHADISDNQSEYSVGSEEEDEDFDDRPEGRRQSRRQLRNEKDKPLPPLLARVGGNLEVLGFNTRQRKAFLNAVMRWGMPSQDAFSSQWLVRDLRGKTEKEFKAYVSLFMRHLCEPVADGAETFADGVPREGLCRQPVLTRIGVMSLVKKKIQEFEHINGRWSLPELKPEVSVDKSSSSRASSPTVKTTTPTPTDASSNNTPCTSKPATPAPTDKPEKNGKEAEKEEKEDGEAQTDRDGVKEKDEGKDEDANKSEEGEELSSSQTASPDPKREANEEANSNEEEKKETSGSPTDERSTQEKNAAESKQTIKPEERSKDGKADGEKADEKREKDTEKPDRTLSQGADVTDAKKEDVKSDKDAGKEIKEAKVDVAQGNGKTPAERPRFMFNIADGGFTELHTLWQNEERAAISSGKMSEIWHRRHDFWLLAGIVIHGYARWQDIQNDPQFAIVNEPFKSQANKGNFLEMKNKFLARRFKLLEQALVIEEQLRRAAYLNMTQDPSHPAMALNARFAEVECLAESHQHLSKESLAGNKPANAVLHKVLNQLEELLSDMKADVTRLPATLARVPPIAARLQMSERSILSRLASKGMETHTPQPIPPGPYATPQNYGAPFTPAHLLGGANYSHMPPGSFISVLNGPPMSVKKEREGGELRREQRSGEVICIDD; translated from the exons ATGTCCTGTCCTCTCCGGGCCTGTGAGGAAGACGAGGACACGGCGCTTCATTGCGAGGGAGGCGGCTTCGATGAAGACGACGACGGAGACTTTTTAGACCGGAGAAGCGACATCAACTCGCCGGCGGCGCCTCGGCAAACTGCATCCGCGCCAG ACAAAGAGGCGGACTTATCAGACAGGGAGATCCCGTGCAAAAAGAAAGGACgaccgaagaagaagaaggaggccaagaagaaagacaaagaggGCAAACCTGTCAAAGCTAAAAAACGCAAAAAGATA GACAGCGATGTAGAGAGGGACTCGGACCGAGACTTTGGTGAGAACTCTGATAGCGTCGCCAGCGACTATGGATCAGgtgagaaaaagaagaagaagaagcataaagaaaggaaggagaagaaaaccaagaagaagaaaaaggacgATGGCGACCGAGACAGCAGTCAGGAAGAGACAACAAag CAGCCCGTAGAGCAGAAGACCTCCGCCCAGCTGGCCAAGGAGTGGGGTCTGGAGGATGTAGATCATACCTTCAGTCAGGAAGACTACAGGGAACTCACCAATTACAAAGCCTTCAGTCAGTTCATGAG GCCCATGATCGCCAAGAAGAACCCTAAGATCCCCATGTCCAAGATGATGACCATTCTGGGGGCCAAATGGAGGGAGTTCAGCTCCAACAACCCTTTCAAAGGCAACGCAGCTGCAGTCGCTGcagctgccgccgccgccgccattgCTGTCGCCGAGCAGGTCTCCGCGGTGACCGCTTCGCCTGAGCCACCGCTGCCACCGCAGCCGCCACCCATTCGGAAGGCTAAAACGAAAGAGGGCAAAG GCCCAGGTTACAAAAAGCGCAGTAAAAGTCCTCGAGTCCCGGACAAGAAAAAGGCTTTGGCTGCAGCCAAGGCTAAAAAGATGGCACCCATTCGAATCAAGCTTTCGCCGATATGCACTAAGAGGAAGAAGAGCTGCTCT AGTGACGACATGGACGAGGATGAATCCGAACAGGAAGACTCCAGCGTTCACAGCTCCTCCATTCGATCCGACAGCTCCGGTCGCATGAAGAAGAATAAGCGAGGGCGGCCAgccaagaaaaagaagaaaa TCGCAGGTGAGGAGGAGGCGGATGGCTATGAGACGGACCATCAGGACTACTGTGAGGTGTGTCAGCAGGGTGGCGAGATCATTCTGTGCGACACGTGTCCACGAGCTTACCACCTCGTGTGCCTGGAACCCGAGCTGGACAAGGCCCCTGAGGGCAAGTGGAGCTGCCCTCACTGC gaaaaagaAGGAATCCAATGGGAAGCAAAAGATGAGGACTTTGAGGACTTTGAAGAGGACATGGAGGATAGAACCATCTCAGAGGTCGGGGTCGGTGTCCCCGTCGGCGCGGAGGAGGACGACGACCACATGGAGTTCTGTCGGGTGTGTAAAGATGGAGGTGAACTGTTGTGCTGTGACACCTGCACATCCTCCTACCACATCCACTGTCTAAACCCTCCACTGCCAGAGATCCCCAATGGAGAGTGGTTGTGTCCGCGATGCACG TGTCCACCGATTAAAGGACGGGTCCAGAAGATTCTTCACTGGAGGTGGGGTGAGCCCCCACCTCCAATTCCCGTGCCACCTGCTCCTGATGTCCCACCCGATGAACCTCTGCCGCCACCCATGAAGGGCAGAGCTGAGCGGGAATTCTTTGTCAAGTTGGTGGCCCAGTCCTACTGGCACTGCACGTGGATCACTGAGCTGCAG TTGGAGATCTTCCACTCGGTGATGTACAGAAACTACCAGAGGAAGACAGACATGGATGAACCCCCAAGTTTGGACTACGGCTCGGGTGGAGAGGATGAGAACGGCATGGGAAAGAGCGAGAAGCGGAGGGCTAAAGACCCGCAGTACGCCATCTTGGAAGACAAGTACTACAGATACGGCATCAAGCCTGAGTGGATGATGATCCATCGCATCATCAACCACAG TCTGGACAAGAAGGGCATTTACCACTACCTGGTTAAGTGGAGAGACCTGACCTATGACCAGTGTACCTGGGAACGGGACGACATGGACATCCCTGACTTTGCCATTTACAAGACCGCCTACTGGAGACACAG GGACTCCATCATGAAAGAAGACCCAGACAAaccaaggaggatgaggagcaaGAATCAGGATGATGAAGACCAGTCTCCCGCTTCACCAGTCACCGAT CCTACAATCAAATACGAGGAGCAGCCAGATTTTGTGACGTCGACGGGCGGGACTCTGCACCTGTACCAAATGGAGGGACTCAACTGGCTTCGCTTTTCCTGGGCTCAGGGCACCGACACCATCCTGGCTGACGAGATGGGTCTCGGCAAGACCATTCAGACCATTGTTTTCCTCTATTCTCTCTTTAAAGAG GGTCACACAAAGGGTCCCTTCCTGGTCAGCGCTCCACTCTCCACCATCATCAACTGGGAGCGGGAGTTTGAGATGTGGGCACCCGACTTCTACGTGGTGACGTACACTGGTGACAAGGACAGCCGAGCCATCATCAGAGAGAACGAGTTCTCCTTCGATGACTTGGCTGTCAAAGGAGGCAAGAAGTCCTTCAAGATGAGG AGAGAGACTCCTATTAAGTTCCACGTGCTGCTGACCTCCTACGAGCTGGTGACCATCGACCAGACGGCGCTGAAGTCCATCGACTGGGCGTGTCTGGTGGTGGACGAGGCTCACCGccttaaaaacaaccaatcCAAG TTTTTCAGGCGCCTGAATGACTACAAGATTGACCACAAGCTGCTGCTGACAGGAACGCCGCTGCAGAACAATCTGGAGGAGCTTTTTCACCTGCTCAACTTCCTCACGCCCAACCGCTTCAA CAACCTCGACGGCTTCCTGGAGGAGTTTGCGGACATCTCCAAGGAAGATCAAATCAAGAAACTCCATGATCTGCTGGGTCCTCACATGCTGCGGAGGTTGAAAGCCGACGTCTTCAAGAACATGCCCGCCAAGACTGAGTTGATTGTGCGAGTGGAGCTGAGCCCTATGCAGAA AAAATACTACAAGCTCATTCTCACCAAGAACTTTGAAGCTCTGAACTCAAAAGGCGGAGGAAATCAGGTCTCCCTGCTCAATATCATGATGGATTTGAAGAAGTGCTGCAACCACCCCTACCTCTTCCCTGTCGCCTCCATG GAAGCCCAGAAAACACCCAATGGTGCATATGAGGGTTCTGCCCTCACAAAGGCTTCAGGGAAACTGACGCTGTTGCAGAAGATGCTGAGGAAACTAAAGGAGCAGGGACACAGAGTTCTGGTCTTCTCACAG ATGACTAAAATGCTGGACTTACTCGAAGACTTCCTGGATTACGAGGGTTATAAGTATGAAAGGATCGACGGAGGCATCACAGGAGCACTGAGGCAGGAGGCCATCGACCGATTCAATG CTCCAGGTGCTTGTCAGTTTTGTTTCCTGCTCTCCACCAGAGCTGGAGGTTTGGGAATCAACTTGGCAACAGCAGACACCGTAGTCATATTCGACTCAGACTGGAACCCTCACAACGACATACAG GCCTTCAGTCGAGCTCACCGCATCGGGCAGGCCAACAAGGTGATGATCTACCGCTTTGTGACACGAGCCAGCGTAGAGGAACGCATCACACAGGTGGCCAAGAGGAAGATGATGCTGACTCACCTGGTGGTCCGGCCAGGCCTGGGATCCAAAGCTGGCTCCATGACCAAGCAGGAACTGGATGACATCCTCAAGTTCGGAACAGAGGAGCTATTCAAAGACGAAGGAGAAG GTATGAAGAATTCCTCGGGGGACAAAGGAGAGGACGAGGGCAATGTGATCCACTACGACAGCACCGCCATCGAGAGGCTGCTCGACCGAAGCCAGGACGCCACAGACGACACGGATGTGCAGAACATGAACGAGTACCTCAGCTCCTTCAAAGTGGCCCAGTACATGGTCCGAGAGGAGGACAAG ATTGAAGAGATCGAGCGGGAGATCATCAAGCAGGAGGAGAACGTGGATCCCGACTACTGGGAGAAATTGTTGCGGCATCACTACGAGCAGCAGCAAGAGGACCTGGCGAGCAAACTGGGAAAAGGCAAACGGAACCGCAAGCCTGTCAACTACAACGATGCCGCGCAGGAAGATCAAG AGTGGCACGCGGACATTTCAGACAACCAGTCGGAATACTCTGTGGGCTCcgaagaggaggatgaggactTTGACGACCGGCCAGAAG GTCGCAGACAATCACGTCGCCAGCTGAGAAATGAGAAGGACaaacctcttcctcctcttctggcCAGAGTGGGAGGCAACCTTGAG GTTCTTGGCTTCAATACACGCCAGAGGAAGGCTTTCCTGAATGCGGTGATGCGTTGGGGGATGCCATCTCAGGATGCTTTCTCCTCTCAGTGGCTGGTTCGAGACCTCAGAGGCAAGACTGAGAAGGAATTTAA AGCGTACGTGTCTCTCTTTATGCGCCACTTGTGCGAGCCTGTGGCCGACGGGGCTGAGACGTTCGCCGATGGTGTCCCGAGGGAGGGTTTGTGTCGCCAGCCGGTGCTGACTCGCATTGGCGTCATGTCGCTCGTTAAGAAGAAG ATTCAGGAGTTCGAGCACATCAACGGGCGGTGGAGTCTTCCAGAACTCAAGCCTGAGGTCAGCGTGGACAAATCATCCTCCTCCAGGGCGTCATCTCCGACCGTAAAGACGACAACACCGACCCCGACCGACGCCAGTTCCAACAACACACCTTGCACCTCCAAACCAG CAACACCTGCTCCGACAGACAAGCCTGAAAAGAACGGGAAGGAGGCAGaaaaggaggagaaggaagatGGCGAGGCCCAGACGGATAGAGACGGAGTTAAAGAGAAAGATGAGGGCAAAGATGAGGATGCAAACAAGTCTGAAGAGGGCGAAGAG CTTTCCTCGTCACAGACTGCATCACCTGATCCAAAAAGAGAGGCCAACGAGGAGGCAAACTCGAATgaagaggagaagaaagaaACAAGTGGCAGCCCGACAGATGAGCGGAGTACGCAAGAGAAGAACGCAGCCGAGTCCAAACAAACCATCAAACCAGAAGAGCGCTCCAAAGACGGAAAAGCAG ACGGAGAGAAAGCCGACGAGAAGCGGGAAAAAGACACGGAAAAGCCCGACAGAACGCTGTCGCAAGGAGCTGATGTTACTGACGCCAAGAAAG AAGATGTGAAAAGTGACAAGGATGCTGGGAAAGAAATCAAAGAAGCAAAAGTGGACGTCGCCCAGGGTAACGGGAAGACGCCCGCTGAGCGACCTCGCTTCATGTTTAACATCGCTGACGGCGGCTTCACTG AGCTGCATACTCTCTGGCAGAACGAGGAGCGCGCCGCCATCTCCTCAGGAAAGATGAGCGAGATCTGGCATCGCCGACATGATTTCTGGCTCCTAGCGGGAATCGTCAT CCATGGCTACGCTCGGTGGCAGGACATCCAGAATGATCCACAGTTTGCCATCGTCAACGAGCCGTTCAAGTCGCAGGCCAACAAAGGCAACTTCCTGGAGATGAAGAACAAGTTCCTGGCTCGACGCTTCAAG CTGCTGGAGCAGGCACTCGTCATCGAGGAGCAGCTGCGCCGGGCGGCCTACCTAAACATGACGCAGGACCCCAGCCACCCGGCCATGGCGCTCAACGCTCGCTTTGCTGAGGTAGAGTGTCTGGCCGAGTCGCACCAGCACCTCAGCAAGGAGTCCCTGGCAGGCAATAAACCAGCCAATGCTGTTC